The following proteins come from a genomic window of Heyndrickxia acidicola:
- the purR gene encoding pur operon repressor: MKFRRSERLIDMTHYLLIRPKELVPLTVFAERYGSAKSSISEDLGIIKETFEKQGIGTLQTVPGAAGGVKFISKVKQEEAQEFIEHLCKLMAEPDRLLPGGYLYMTDLIGNPHIVNEVGRLLASAFAGLEIDLIMTVATKGIPIAHAAASFLNVPVVIVRGDSKVTEGSTVSINYVSGSSKRIQTMVLSKRSLREGAKVLIVDDFMKAGGTINGMISLLEEFNATVAGIGVLVESEDAEERLVDNYVSLVKLTNVDYKIKQIEVVEGNYFSSNQSFLKEEES; the protein is encoded by the coding sequence ATGAAGTTTCGTCGCAGTGAGCGCCTTATCGACATGACACATTATTTATTAATACGGCCTAAGGAACTTGTTCCTTTAACTGTTTTTGCTGAGCGTTATGGTTCGGCAAAGTCTTCCATCAGTGAGGACCTTGGCATTATAAAAGAAACCTTTGAAAAACAGGGAATTGGGACTCTGCAAACCGTGCCGGGCGCCGCCGGCGGAGTGAAGTTTATCTCCAAGGTAAAGCAGGAAGAAGCCCAGGAATTTATTGAACACCTTTGCAAGCTTATGGCCGAGCCGGATCGCTTATTACCCGGTGGTTATTTATACATGACTGATTTAATCGGGAATCCCCACATTGTAAATGAGGTAGGGAGATTGCTTGCATCGGCTTTTGCAGGCCTTGAAATTGATTTAATTATGACGGTTGCCACAAAAGGAATTCCGATTGCCCATGCAGCGGCATCCTTCTTAAACGTTCCTGTTGTCATTGTAAGAGGGGACAGCAAGGTTACAGAGGGTTCTACTGTCAGCATTAATTATGTATCCGGTTCATCCAAGAGGATACAAACCATGGTGCTTTCCAAAAGAAGTCTCAGAGAAGGCGCAAAAGTATTAATAGTGGATGATTTTATGAAGGCCGGAGGCACCATTAATGGAATGATCAGCCTTTTAGAGGAATTCAATGCCACTGTAGCAGGAATTGGGGTTTTGGTAGAGTCGGAAGATGCTGAGGAACGATTAGTAGACAACTATGTTTCCTTAGTGAAGCTCACAAACGTAGATTATAAAATTAAGCAGATTGAAGTGGTGGAAGGAAACTATTTCTCGTCTAATCAATCATTTTTAAAGGAGGAAGAATCATGA
- a CDS encoding RidA family protein — MKTVSTKEAPAAIGPYSQGIIVNNLFYSSGQIPLTAEGTLVTGDIKDQTHQVFKNLQAVLKEAGASLETVVKATVFIKDMDEFSAVNEVYAEYFSSHRPARSCVEVSRLPKDVSIEIEVTALVK; from the coding sequence ATGAAGACTGTTTCTACAAAGGAAGCACCGGCAGCTATTGGACCATACTCACAAGGAATAATTGTAAATAATTTGTTTTATAGTTCAGGTCAGATTCCTCTTACTGCAGAGGGCACTCTTGTTACAGGTGATATAAAAGATCAAACGCATCAAGTATTCAAAAATCTTCAAGCGGTGCTGAAAGAAGCAGGAGCTTCTCTTGAAACCGTTGTTAAGGCAACAGTATTTATAAAGGATATGGATGAGTTTTCTGCTGTTAACGAAGTATATGCAGAATATTTTTCTTCTCACCGGCCGGCTCGTTCCTGCGTTGAAGTATCAAGGCTTCCCAAAGATGTATCCATTGAGATCGAAGTAACTGCCTTAGTTAAATAA
- the spoVG gene encoding septation regulator SpoVG, with the protein MEVTDVRLRRVNTEGRMRAIASITLDNEFVIHDIRVIDGNNGLFVAMPSKRTPDGEFRDIAHPINSGTRSKIQEAVLAEYHRLGEEVEEVAFEEAGAS; encoded by the coding sequence ATGGAAGTAACTGACGTAAGATTACGCCGTGTAAACACTGAAGGAAGAATGAGAGCTATTGCTTCTATTACATTAGATAATGAGTTTGTGATTCATGATATTCGTGTGATAGACGGAAATAATGGCTTATTTGTAGCAATGCCTAGCAAGCGTACTCCGGATGGAGAATTTAGAGATATTGCTCATCCTATCAATTCAGGTACACGCAGCAAAATACAAGAAGCTGTCCTAGCTGAATATCATCGTTTAGGTGAAGAGGTTGAAGAAGTAGCATTTGAAGAAGCGGGAGCTTCTTAA
- the glmU gene encoding bifunctional UDP-N-acetylglucosamine diphosphorylase/glucosamine-1-phosphate N-acetyltransferase GlmU, with protein MTNRFAVVLAAGQGTRMKSKLYKVLHPVCGKPMVEHVIDQVSKLNINKAVTIIGHGAEAVESQLKGKSSFALQEEQLGTGHAVMQAEELIGSEDGTTIVVCGDTPLITAKTMEDLLQHHIDQEAKATILTAYAENPFGYGRVIRSSEGNVERIVEQKDASADEQKVKEINTGVFCFDNKHLFQALKEVSNDNAQGEYYLPDVISILVAKGETVSAFQTDDIDETLGVNDRIALSQAEKIMKERINMDHMRNGVTIIDPANTYIEQSVTIGRDTIIYPGTMLTGETAVGEDCIIGPHSELKDCAVGNNTVIRQSVAHNSSIGNKVNIGPFAHIRPQSDIADEVKIGNFVEIKKASFGKGSKASHLSYIGDAEVGSDVNIGCGTITVNYDGKNKFLTKIEDGVFVGCNSNLVAPVKIGKNAYIAAGSTITEDVPEEALSIARARQVNKEDYVKKLKHNQ; from the coding sequence ATGACAAATAGATTTGCTGTTGTTTTAGCTGCAGGCCAAGGAACACGCATGAAATCTAAGCTTTATAAAGTGTTGCACCCTGTATGCGGGAAGCCAATGGTTGAACATGTAATTGACCAGGTTTCAAAGCTGAATATAAATAAAGCAGTTACGATTATCGGACATGGTGCAGAAGCTGTAGAATCACAGTTGAAAGGTAAGTCTTCCTTTGCTTTGCAAGAGGAGCAATTAGGAACGGGCCATGCCGTTATGCAAGCGGAGGAGCTGATAGGTTCAGAAGACGGCACTACCATTGTAGTATGCGGAGATACTCCTCTTATTACAGCTAAAACAATGGAGGACCTTTTACAGCACCATATTGATCAGGAAGCTAAGGCAACAATTTTAACAGCTTATGCTGAAAATCCTTTTGGCTATGGTCGAGTGATTAGAAGCAGTGAAGGAAATGTTGAAAGAATTGTTGAACAGAAGGATGCCTCTGCAGACGAACAAAAAGTGAAAGAAATTAACACAGGTGTTTTCTGTTTCGATAATAAGCATCTTTTCCAGGCGCTTAAAGAGGTTTCAAATGACAATGCTCAAGGCGAATATTACTTGCCTGATGTCATTTCCATACTTGTAGCAAAGGGAGAAACGGTTTCTGCCTTTCAAACAGACGATATTGATGAAACATTGGGAGTAAATGACCGTATAGCATTGTCACAGGCTGAAAAAATTATGAAAGAACGCATTAATATGGATCATATGAGGAATGGTGTGACAATTATTGATCCAGCTAATACGTATATTGAACAAAGTGTAACAATTGGAAGAGACACGATCATTTACCCTGGAACAATGTTAACAGGGGAAACAGCTGTCGGAGAAGACTGCATCATTGGCCCTCATTCTGAATTGAAGGATTGTGCGGTAGGAAACAATACGGTGATTCGTCAATCTGTGGCGCATAACAGTTCTATCGGAAACAAGGTTAACATTGGGCCATTTGCTCACATTCGTCCACAATCGGACATTGCAGATGAAGTTAAAATTGGCAACTTTGTAGAAATTAAAAAGGCAAGCTTCGGCAAAGGGAGCAAGGCCTCCCACCTTAGTTACATTGGCGATGCGGAAGTCGGGTCAGATGTAAATATCGGATGCGGTACAATTACGGTTAATTATGATGGTAAAAATAAGTTCTTGACCAAGATTGAGGATGGAGTGTTTGTTGGCTGCAACTCAAATCTTGTTGCACCTGTTAAAATCGGAAAAAATGCTTATATTGCAGCAGGGTCTACCATCACAGAAGATGTACCAGAAGAAGCATTATCTATTGCAAGGGCACGGCAGGTAAATAAGGAAGACTACGTAAAAAAATTAAAACACAATCAATAA
- a CDS encoding ribose-phosphate diphosphokinase, with protein MSNQYLDPNLKIFTLNSNRPLAEEIAKVVGVELGKCSVAQFSDGEIQINIEESIRGCDVYIIQSTSLPVNEHLMELLIMVDALKRASARTINIVMPYYGYARQDRKARAREPITAKLVANLLETAGATRVITLDLHAPQIQGFFDIPIDHLMGVPILAEYFKKKLKGEDVVIVSPDHGGVTRARKLAERLKAPIAIIDKRRPRPNVAEVMNIVGNIEGKTAVLIDDIIDTAGTITLAANALIENGAREVYASCTHPVLSGPAIERIDNSNIKELVVTNTILLPEEKKIEKIVELSVAPLIGEAIIRVHEDQSVSTLFD; from the coding sequence ATGTCTAACCAATATTTAGACCCAAATCTAAAAATCTTTACATTAAATTCGAATCGCCCGCTCGCAGAAGAAATTGCAAAGGTTGTCGGTGTAGAATTAGGAAAATGTTCTGTTGCCCAATTCAGTGATGGGGAAATCCAAATAAATATTGAAGAGAGCATCAGGGGCTGCGATGTGTATATTATTCAATCCACCAGCCTGCCTGTAAATGAACATTTGATGGAACTTCTAATTATGGTCGATGCTTTAAAACGCGCGTCAGCACGGACTATTAACATTGTTATGCCATACTATGGCTACGCACGTCAGGATCGAAAAGCCCGTGCCCGTGAACCTATTACTGCCAAATTGGTCGCAAACCTTCTTGAAACAGCAGGAGCTACCAGGGTCATTACACTTGACTTGCATGCTCCTCAAATCCAAGGCTTCTTTGATATTCCGATTGACCACTTAATGGGTGTTCCGATCCTTGCAGAATACTTCAAGAAAAAGCTAAAGGGTGAGGATGTTGTCATTGTATCCCCAGACCACGGAGGAGTTACCCGTGCCCGTAAGCTTGCAGAAAGGCTGAAAGCGCCGATTGCGATTATTGATAAAAGGCGGCCAAGGCCAAATGTTGCAGAAGTCATGAATATTGTGGGGAATATTGAAGGGAAAACTGCAGTGTTAATTGATGATATCATTGATACAGCCGGAACAATTACATTGGCAGCTAACGCTTTAATTGAAAACGGCGCCCGTGAAGTATATGCCAGCTGTACACACCCTGTTTTGTCAGGTCCTGCCATTGAACGTATCGATAATTCAAATATTAAAGAACTCGTTGTGACAAATACCATTTTACTTCCGGAAGAGAAGAAAATAGAGAAGATTGTGGAACTTTCTGTAGCACCTTTAATCGGGGAAGCTATTATTCGTGTGCATGAAGATCAATCGGTCAGCACATTGTTTGATTGA
- a CDS encoding 50S ribosomal protein L25/general stress protein Ctc, translated as MAEILEAKKRNTAKRSEVNSLRKAGKVPAVLYGYQVENTSIYVDGPELIKTIRSGGRHGVISLNIEGNQQNVVLTEFQKDEIKNEITHIDFLAVNMNSEIETSVRIELLGDSAGVKDGGVLQQPIHELSVSAKPSDIPESVQVDVSSLQVGEALTVGDIRSQYSFTINHEDSETVASVLPPRQEEEISTGEQQEPGTPENVEGRETKPEGETAE; from the coding sequence ATGGCAGAAATTCTTGAAGCAAAGAAACGAAATACTGCAAAAAGGTCAGAGGTTAACAGCTTGCGTAAAGCAGGAAAAGTTCCCGCTGTGTTATACGGATATCAGGTGGAAAATACATCTATTTATGTAGATGGACCTGAATTAATAAAAACGATCCGTTCAGGTGGAAGACATGGGGTTATCTCATTAAATATCGAGGGAAATCAACAAAATGTCGTTTTAACAGAATTCCAAAAAGACGAAATTAAAAACGAAATTACTCATATTGATTTTCTTGCAGTCAATATGAATTCCGAAATTGAGACAAGCGTACGAATAGAGCTATTGGGAGACAGTGCCGGTGTTAAGGATGGAGGCGTCCTGCAGCAGCCAATTCATGAGCTATCTGTTTCGGCAAAGCCTAGTGATATCCCTGAGTCGGTACAAGTAGATGTGTCCAGCCTTCAAGTGGGTGAAGCTTTAACGGTTGGAGATATTCGCAGCCAGTATTCTTTCACGATTAACCATGAGGACAGTGAAACGGTTGCTTCTGTCCTTCCTCCTCGCCAAGAAGAAGAAATCAGCACAGGAGAACAGCAGGAACCTGGAACTCCTGAAAATGTTGAAGGGCGAGAAACAAAACCAGAAGGTGAAACAGCGGAATAG
- the pth gene encoding aminoacyl-tRNA hydrolase translates to MKLIVGLGNPGTPYNQTRHNIGFEVIDELAKHFQADLNQTKFKGVYTVIHRNGEKLILLKPLTYMNLSGESVKAIMDYYDIPLEDLLVIYDDMDLPVGKIRLRQKGSAGGHNGIKSIIAHTGTQNFNRIRIGVGRPPAGMAVPDYVLSRFHKDEWALLSDVIKNCTEACEEWLGKPFLEVMNHYN, encoded by the coding sequence ATGAAACTAATTGTTGGCCTCGGAAATCCGGGAACTCCCTATAACCAAACAAGACATAATATTGGCTTTGAGGTTATAGACGAGCTGGCGAAGCATTTTCAAGCTGATTTGAATCAAACGAAATTTAAAGGTGTCTACACTGTTATACATAGAAACGGTGAAAAACTTATATTACTTAAGCCGCTTACATATATGAATTTGTCCGGAGAGTCTGTTAAAGCCATTATGGACTACTACGATATCCCGCTGGAGGATCTCCTGGTCATTTATGATGACATGGACTTGCCGGTAGGAAAAATTAGGCTTAGGCAAAAGGGCAGTGCTGGAGGCCACAATGGTATAAAATCGATTATTGCCCATACAGGCACACAAAATTTTAATCGAATTCGAATCGGAGTCGGCCGTCCTCCAGCCGGAATGGCAGTGCCGGATTATGTGTTAAGCAGGTTCCACAAGGATGAGTGGGCGCTTTTGTCAGATGTTATTAAAAATTGTACAGAGGCATGCGAAGAGTGGCTTGGGAAGCCGTTTTTAGAGGTTATGAATCATTATAACTAA
- a CDS encoding anti-sigma-F factor Fin family protein yields MAIHYHCRHCGTSIGVLDRFSVHSEQIGLNILSSQERQEMISYLPDGNIYIKAICEDCQEALERNPQFHEQDYLIQ; encoded by the coding sequence ATGGCCATTCATTATCATTGCCGCCACTGCGGTACCAGTATCGGAGTACTTGACCGCTTTTCCGTGCATTCAGAACAAATTGGATTGAATATTTTATCCAGTCAGGAACGGCAGGAGATGATTTCCTATCTGCCGGATGGAAATATTTATATAAAAGCAATTTGCGAGGATTGCCAGGAAGCGCTAGAAAGAAATCCTCAGTTTCATGAGCAGGATTATTTAATTCAATAA
- the mfd gene encoding transcription-repair coupling factor, whose product MKGLQDLILNQDETQSVITGIEEGLREQLVAGLSGSARSVFTSSLFEKTKKPIVIITYNLLQAQKLFDDLSQMSDIPALYLYPANELIAAEIGIASPELRAQRIEALNFLSSKRTGILIVPMAGLRKILPSPASWSGYQLVFELGKDIHVTETLNTLVTMGYNRVDMVDAPGDFSLRGGIMDIYPLTEGNPIRIELFDTEVDSIRTFSADDQRSIEKLDSVLIGPATESPINEEQMLTIADKLKTGLSSTLKKVKKEKTKELLSQNIGYDIERLKNGQKPEQLFKYLSLAYEEPASLLDYVSSSGILLIDELSRVMEINDRLEKEEAEWYTALLEEGQIIHDLEVAHSLSKLLAQSHLSRIYLSLFLRHIPNTSPQNIINITCKPMQNFHGQMNLLKAEVDRWKKGQYTIVFLAANESRLKKLHAVLEDYEIEASPGRTLGPLSKGTQILTGSLSTGFELPMSKLAVITEEELFNKQVKKTPRKQKISNAERIKNYSELKVGDYVVHVNHGIGKYLGIETLIINGVHKDYLHIKYQGTDKLYVPVEQIELVQKYVGSEGKEPKLYKLGGSEWKRVKKKVQSSVQDIADDLIKLYAEREAAKGHAFAPDGDLQREFEFSFPYEETEDQLRSIEEIKRDMEKERPMDRLLCGDVGYGKTEVAIRAAFKAIMDGKQVALLVPTTILAQQHYETIKERFQDYPIKIGQLSRFRSRKEQLETTKGLKAGTVDLVVGTHRLLSKDIQFHNLGLLIIDEEQRFGVTHKEKIKQMKTNVDVLTLTATPIPRTLHMSMLGVRDLSVIETPPENRFPVQTYVMEYNGNLVREAIERELSRDGQVYFLYNRVEDIERKAEEISMLVPDARVAYAHGQMTESQLESVILGFLEGEFDVLVTTTIIETGVDIPNVNTLIVYDADRMGLSQLYQLRGRVGRSNRVAYAYFTYRKDKVLTEVSEKRLQAIKEFTELGSGFKIAMRDLSIRGAGNLLGAQQHGFIDSVGFDLYSQMLKEAIEERKGTDVEKETPGFEIELELDAYIPDSYIADGHQKIEMYKRFRGITSFEDIEELKEEMVDRYSEYPKEVEYLFTVAEMKIYAANAYLESMKQSKQVITILMSEKGTKNVDGPKVVEVCNQFGRSVGFGMDGARLKITLNTKGQQESDWLATAYNIIKELQQAIKPMERVN is encoded by the coding sequence ATGAAAGGATTACAAGACCTCATATTGAATCAAGATGAAACACAGTCGGTCATAACCGGCATAGAAGAAGGCTTGAGGGAACAGCTTGTTGCCGGCCTTTCGGGTTCAGCAAGATCCGTCTTCACTTCTTCCCTTTTTGAAAAGACAAAGAAACCAATTGTCATTATTACCTATAATTTGCTTCAGGCTCAGAAATTATTTGATGATCTAAGCCAGATGTCTGACATACCGGCACTTTATTTGTATCCTGCCAATGAACTCATTGCAGCAGAGATAGGGATAGCAAGCCCTGAACTCAGAGCACAGCGCATTGAAGCCTTGAATTTCCTTAGCTCAAAGCGTACAGGTATTTTAATCGTCCCTATGGCAGGCTTAAGAAAAATTCTTCCCTCCCCTGCTTCCTGGAGCGGGTATCAGCTTGTGTTTGAACTGGGGAAAGACATTCATGTCACAGAAACATTAAATACGCTTGTCACTATGGGCTATAACCGTGTCGATATGGTCGATGCACCTGGCGATTTCAGCTTAAGAGGCGGCATTATGGATATCTATCCGCTGACAGAGGGAAATCCTATCAGAATAGAGCTTTTTGATACAGAAGTAGACTCCATTCGAACATTTTCTGCAGACGATCAACGTTCTATTGAGAAACTGGATTCTGTTCTTATAGGACCTGCCACCGAATCGCCAATAAACGAAGAGCAAATGCTCACAATAGCTGACAAACTGAAAACAGGCTTATCCTCTACACTCAAAAAAGTTAAAAAAGAAAAAACCAAGGAACTTCTTTCCCAGAATATTGGCTATGATATTGAAAGGCTGAAAAATGGCCAAAAGCCTGAACAACTTTTTAAATATTTGTCCCTCGCATATGAGGAGCCTGCTAGTTTGCTAGACTATGTATCTAGCAGCGGCATCCTGCTTATAGATGAGCTTAGCCGAGTGATGGAAATTAATGACCGCTTAGAAAAAGAGGAAGCAGAGTGGTATACAGCCCTGCTCGAAGAAGGCCAAATAATTCATGACCTTGAGGTTGCTCATTCCTTATCAAAGCTACTGGCGCAATCTCATCTATCCCGCATCTATTTATCATTGTTTTTAAGGCATATTCCAAACACGAGCCCTCAAAATATTATTAATATTACCTGCAAACCTATGCAGAACTTTCATGGACAGATGAATCTTCTAAAAGCAGAAGTGGACAGGTGGAAAAAGGGCCAGTATACAATTGTATTTCTTGCTGCGAATGAAAGCCGTTTGAAAAAGCTGCACGCAGTATTGGAGGATTATGAAATTGAAGCTTCTCCAGGGAGGACGTTAGGTCCTTTATCAAAAGGAACCCAAATCTTAACGGGAAGCTTATCGACCGGTTTCGAACTGCCTATGTCCAAGCTTGCTGTTATTACAGAAGAAGAGCTCTTTAACAAGCAAGTTAAGAAAACGCCGAGGAAACAAAAGATTTCGAATGCTGAAAGAATAAAGAACTATTCAGAGCTTAAGGTTGGAGATTATGTTGTCCATGTTAACCATGGAATAGGTAAATATTTAGGCATTGAAACCCTTATTATCAATGGAGTCCATAAAGATTATCTCCATATTAAATATCAAGGGACAGATAAGCTTTATGTTCCGGTAGAACAGATCGAGCTTGTCCAAAAATACGTTGGTTCTGAAGGAAAAGAGCCGAAGCTGTATAAGCTTGGCGGAAGTGAATGGAAACGGGTTAAGAAAAAGGTTCAGTCCTCCGTACAGGATATTGCGGACGATTTAATTAAGCTTTATGCAGAACGCGAGGCGGCGAAAGGGCATGCATTTGCTCCGGATGGTGATTTACAGAGAGAGTTTGAGTTTTCCTTTCCTTATGAAGAGACGGAAGACCAGCTTCGCTCTATCGAGGAAATAAAGCGGGATATGGAAAAAGAAAGACCGATGGACCGCCTTTTATGCGGAGATGTTGGATATGGGAAAACAGAGGTGGCAATCAGGGCTGCGTTTAAAGCGATTATGGATGGAAAACAAGTGGCTCTTCTTGTCCCGACCACTATCCTTGCCCAGCAGCATTATGAAACCATTAAAGAGAGATTCCAGGATTACCCGATTAAAATTGGACAGCTAAGCCGTTTCCGCTCCAGAAAAGAACAGTTGGAAACGACAAAAGGCTTAAAGGCTGGGACGGTCGATCTTGTTGTGGGAACGCACCGGCTTTTATCCAAAGATATTCAATTTCATAATTTGGGCCTCCTGATTATAGATGAAGAACAAAGATTCGGTGTTACGCATAAAGAGAAGATTAAGCAAATGAAAACGAATGTCGATGTCTTAACTTTAACGGCTACGCCAATTCCTAGAACTCTTCATATGTCCATGCTTGGAGTCCGTGATTTATCGGTCATTGAAACGCCGCCGGAAAATCGTTTTCCAGTCCAAACCTATGTAATGGAGTATAATGGCAATCTTGTAAGAGAGGCGATTGAACGCGAGCTTTCGAGAGATGGCCAGGTTTATTTTCTATACAACAGGGTGGAGGATATTGAAAGAAAAGCAGAAGAAATATCTATGCTTGTACCAGATGCGCGTGTAGCATACGCACATGGACAAATGACAGAGTCCCAGCTTGAAAGTGTAATCCTTGGATTTTTAGAAGGTGAGTTTGATGTTCTGGTCACCACTACCATTATTGAAACGGGAGTAGATATCCCGAATGTTAATACGCTAATTGTTTATGATGCAGACCGTATGGGATTATCCCAGCTCTATCAGCTGAGGGGACGTGTAGGAAGATCTAATCGTGTAGCCTATGCCTATTTTACATACCGAAAAGACAAAGTGCTCACAGAGGTTTCTGAAAAAAGGCTTCAGGCCATCAAGGAATTTACGGAGCTGGGATCAGGTTTCAAGATTGCCATGAGAGATTTATCTATACGGGGAGCCGGAAATCTTCTCGGTGCTCAGCAGCACGGTTTTATTGATTCGGTCGGGTTTGATCTTTACTCCCAAATGCTAAAAGAGGCTATAGAAGAAAGAAAAGGCACTGATGTTGAAAAGGAAACTCCTGGTTTTGAAATAGAGCTTGAACTAGATGCGTATATTCCAGACTCCTATATTGCGGACGGCCATCAGAAAATTGAAATGTATAAGCGGTTCAGAGGAATAACATCTTTTGAGGACATTGAGGAACTAAAAGAAGAAATGGTAGACCGTTACAGCGAATATCCTAAGGAAGTCGAATATTTATTTACTGTAGCAGAAATGAAGATCTATGCAGCAAATGCCTATTTGGAATCGATGAAACAATCTAAACAGGTTATTACCATTTTAATGTCTGAGAAAGGCACAAAAAATGTTGATGGTCCAAAAGTAGTGGAAGTGTGCAATCAATTTGGCCGTTCGGTTGGTTTTGGAATGGATGGGGCAAGGCTGAAAATTACATTGAACACAAAAGGTCAGCAAGAGAGCGATTGGCTTGCGACTGCTTATAATATCATTAAAGAGCTTCAGCAGGCGATTAAACCAATGGAGCGTGTGAACTAA
- the spoVT gene encoding stage V sporulation protein T, giving the protein MKATGIVRRIDDLGRVVIPKEIRRTLRIREGDPLEIFVDRDGEVILKKYSPISELGDFAKEYAEALFDSLGSPILICDRDAVIAVAGVSKKDYLNKSVGERIEKAMEERNPVLVTQQGEVPLVDGYDEELSSYTISPIVANGDPIGSVIIFSKEKQIGEVEQKAAETAAGFLARQMEQ; this is encoded by the coding sequence GTGAAAGCAACGGGTATTGTTCGTCGAATTGATGATTTAGGAAGAGTAGTCATTCCAAAGGAAATCCGTAGAACCTTGCGAATTCGCGAAGGGGATCCACTGGAAATTTTTGTGGATCGGGATGGAGAAGTTATTCTAAAGAAATATTCTCCAATTAGTGAATTGGGCGATTTTGCTAAGGAATACGCGGAGGCTTTATTCGACAGCCTGGGCAGCCCTATATTAATTTGTGACAGGGATGCTGTGATAGCTGTTGCAGGTGTTTCAAAAAAAGATTATTTAAACAAAAGCGTTGGAGAGAGAATCGAAAAAGCGATGGAAGAAAGAAATCCTGTTCTTGTTACTCAGCAGGGTGAGGTACCGCTTGTAGACGGGTATGATGAAGAACTCTCATCTTATACGATTTCTCCTATTGTGGCTAATGGTGATCCGATTGGCTCAGTCATTATTTTTTCTAAAGAGAAGCAAATTGGCGAAGTAGAACAAAAGGCTGCTGAAACGGCAGCAGGTTTCTTAGCAAGACAAATGGAACAGTAA